The proteins below come from a single Eucalyptus grandis isolate ANBG69807.140 chromosome 3, ASM1654582v1, whole genome shotgun sequence genomic window:
- the LOC104445391 gene encoding disease resistance protein RUN1: MSFRGSDTRKGFVDYLYTSFVDAGVHVYRDAEIRVGAKINLDLLSVISQTKISIVIISENFASSIWCLKELAHILECRRSKGQLVLPIFYKVKPSQLKHLTRQFRNDIYAHKKKMGEMVVNNWIEALREISSVSGWIVEEFGHEGKLVKRVVNEIMIALNGTKRIMRIHVFKEDDNLRRGEQIGAELLSIIMQSKIVIPIISENYASSQWCLRDLVLMLNCRRSGMQKVFPIFYKVDVAQLRNLRGRYGDAFKKWKKNLSEKVVEEWKKALREVCSLRGWESERDKNGYEGALVKTIVEEIRSELYGTSQLIKELVGIDEHLKHITSLIDVKFNDTRIVGIWGNIGVGKTTLARVLYDKLSSHFKHLSFVADIRETSLHKGIECLQRQLIDDILRSPNNVSTDKIGVIKSQFIDKKVLVLLDDIDAITDFNALIGDISWFKAGSIVIVTTGNMKFLNEAKVDHEYEVNKLTLNESLILFSRYAFQKDYPVKDYEILSHSIVSIIAGLPLALKVIGSFLYEQSRGVWNNISRKLMEVPHQQVQEMLRICYEELDDMEQQIFLDIACFLIGSSKQSPIYMWDACGFFPRNGIEVLSRMSLIEIDKDDKLRMHDQLRDLGQKIVHLENPKEPQERSRLWKYEEAMYVLDSNKDITEDCD, from the exons ATGAGCTTTAGAGGGTCAGACACCCGTAAGGGTTTCGTCGATTATCTCTATACTAGCTTTGTTGATGCAGGAGTTCACGTGTACAGAGATGCAGAGATCCGTGTTGGTGCGAAGATTAATTTGGATCTTCTTTCTGTTATTTCGCAGACTAAGATCTCGATTGTGATTATCTCTGAAAACTTTGCTTCCAGCATATGGTGCCTTAAGGAGCTAGCTCATATATTAGAGTGCAGGAGAAGCAAAGGGCAACTAGTGTTGCCTATATTTTACAAGGTGAAACCCTCACAATTGAAACATCTTACCAGGCAATTTAGAAATGATATCTAtgcacataaaaagaaaatgggcgAAATGGTTGTGAATAACTGGATAGAAGCGCTCCGAGAAATCAGTTCAGTGTCAGGATGGATAGTGGAAGAATTTGG GCATGAAGGAAAATTGGTTAAACGTGTTGTCAACGAAATTATGATCGCGTTAAATGGAACCAAAAGGATTATGA GAATTCATGTGTTTAAGGAAGATGACAACCTCCGTCGTGGTGAGCAGATTGGTGCAGAGCTTCTCAGCATCATTATGCAATCGAAGATTGTGATCCCGATTATCTCAGAGAATTACGCTTCTAGCCAATGGTGTCTTCGCGATTTGGTTTTGATGTTGAATTGCAGGAGAAGTGGAATGCAAAAAGTGTTtcccatattttacaaagtggatGTCGCGCAGCTGCGAAATCTTAGAGGGAGATATGGAGATGCTTTTAAGAAGTGGAAAAAGAATTTAAGTGAAAAAGTTGTGGAGGAATGGAAAAAAGCGCTTCGAGAAGTCTGTTCCCTGAGAGGATGGGAGTCAGAGAGGGATAAGAATGG GTATGAAGGAGCACTGGTAAAAACTATTGTCGAGGAGATTAGGAGCGAGTTATATGGAACTTCTCAGCTAATTAAAGAGTTGGTGGGAATTGATGAACATTTGAAACACATTACGAGCTTGATAGATGTTAAATTTAATGATACAAGGATTGTCGGAATTTGGGGAAATATTGGCGTTGGTAAAACAACTCTTGCAAGGGTCCTGTACGACAAGCTTTCTAGTCATTTCAAACATCTTAGCTTCGTGGCAGATATTCGAGAAACATCTCTGCACAAGGGTATTGAATGTCTGCAAAGGCAGCTCATTGATGATATACTAAGAAGTCCAAACAATGTGTCTACTGATAAAATCGGTGTCATCAAGTCTCAATTTATAGATAAGAAAGTTCTCGTACTTCTTGATGATATAGATGCCATTACTGATTTTAATGCTTTGATCGGAGACATTAGTTGGTTTAAAGCAGGAAGTATAGTCATCGTCACAACTGGAAACATGAAATTTCTCAACGAGGCTAAGGTGGACCATGAGTATGAAGTCAATAAGTTGACTTTGAAtgaatcattgattttatttagtagaTATGCATTTCAAAAGGATTATCCAGTTAAAGATTATGAGATTCTCTCTCATAGTATCGTATCCATAATAGCAGGACTTCCCTTGGCTCTTAAAGTTATAGGTTCATTTTTATATGAACAGAGTAGAGGAGTATGGAATAATATATCAAGGAAATTAATGGAAGTGCCTCATCAACAAGTACAAGAGATGTTGAGGATATGTTATGAAGAATTAGATGATATGgagcaacaaatttttttggatatagcATGTTTTCTTATTGGATCATCTAAGCAAAGTCCTATTTATATGTGGGATGCTTGTGGTTTTTTTCCGAGAAATGGGATTGAAGTATTGAGTCGTATGTCTTTAATTGAGATTGACAAAGATGACAAGCTaaggatgcatgatcaactgagAGATCTAGGACAGAAAATTGTTCATCTAGAAAATCCAAAGGAGCCACAAGAGCGTAGCAGATTATGGAAATATGAAGAAGCAATGTATGTGCTTGACAGCAACAAG GACATAACTGAGGATTGTGATTAG